In Maridesulfovibrio ferrireducens, a genomic segment contains:
- a CDS encoding Mu transposase C-terminal domain-containing protein yields the protein PDKLSKQRALIEVSGFSNEVVARWRAEVMVNNNDLATLLHQEKKEFELHCKDDKDVAWARKSIIEEYYNYRKMAKAIGTSMTEACKQFEIKLSNHELLPGILKRLGAISVSIKTIKKWEKAWRDSGNNTYPVSLLDNKKGKVGRKSLVSSKLEQDIENYAISYKDFPASEIYRVLSEGAALMGEELPISVRTLTNIVNKIRSDKAKLALMKGKKWSKDNLRVHVKRINNALPGQIVESDGHKLNNVVYSPFYAHKSEFRYLVRPQLMVWYDVGTGFILDGTLTLSENRNVVRTSLRYAILKGGLPDEIRLDNGPAYKNADFVPLAYAGKKRLTPAVKRAKEMLSKGDKGLYANLGISYSFTIPGNPESKSIEPFWGYCLSMFEKIFPVWIGNNIQNRPEVYKLTNAVLMKRYGKYIPTWEQYDELLQRFIQVWNNRKRGCLVNGRGDTLSPQEAYSQVEHKTLPLEELERITKFAYPNPYMVSRGRINVNGILYWHPSFRALEGKNVNAYYDEKNIKEVTIGTEYGEIFQQPAMIVYPGLQVGDDMGAYIEARHQEKIMMSVYAAINEAGGNVARNRIMLEATSDTVFIQDKKQDKIKQGDKMLLPSPNNNSQHAIKLIPEDEITITEDDIAMAKQNIFEDDADSEEVENERIKQLMQKINENMEEEKEDNSIEEILRQMGTN from the coding sequence CCTGATAAATTGAGTAAGCAGAGGGCATTGATAGAGGTTTCGGGGTTTTCTAATGAGGTTGTGGCTCGGTGGAGAGCTGAAGTAATGGTTAATAATAATGATTTAGCTACTCTGTTGCACCAGGAGAAGAAGGAGTTCGAGCTTCATTGCAAGGATGATAAGGATGTAGCTTGGGCTCGTAAGAGTATTATAGAAGAATATTATAATTATCGGAAGATGGCCAAGGCTATTGGGACTTCGATGACTGAAGCCTGCAAGCAATTTGAGATTAAGTTAAGCAATCATGAATTATTACCCGGAATATTAAAGCGATTAGGTGCTATTTCTGTGAGTATCAAGACTATTAAGAAATGGGAGAAAGCTTGGAGAGACAGTGGTAATAACACTTACCCGGTTAGTTTATTAGATAATAAAAAAGGTAAGGTAGGAAGAAAGAGTCTTGTTAGTAGCAAATTAGAGCAAGATATAGAGAATTATGCTATTAGTTATAAAGATTTTCCTGCTAGTGAGATATACAGAGTATTAAGTGAAGGTGCTGCTTTAATGGGAGAAGAACTTCCAATAAGTGTAAGAACTCTCACTAATATAGTAAATAAGATCAGGTCTGATAAGGCTAAGTTGGCTTTGATGAAAGGTAAGAAGTGGTCCAAGGACAATTTAAGGGTTCATGTAAAGAGAATCAATAATGCTTTACCCGGGCAGATAGTAGAGAGTGACGGACATAAGCTGAATAATGTGGTTTATTCCCCATTTTATGCTCATAAATCAGAGTTTAGATACTTAGTGAGACCTCAGCTGATGGTTTGGTATGATGTAGGAACAGGTTTTATATTGGATGGTACTTTGACCTTATCAGAGAATCGTAATGTTGTCAGGACTTCGTTAAGATATGCCATATTGAAAGGCGGGTTACCTGATGAGATTAGATTAGATAACGGACCTGCTTATAAGAATGCTGATTTTGTTCCTTTAGCTTATGCAGGTAAGAAAAGATTAACTCCTGCTGTAAAGAGAGCTAAAGAGATGCTAAGCAAGGGAGATAAGGGATTATATGCTAATTTGGGTATTTCTTATTCATTCACGATACCGGGTAATCCTGAATCAAAGAGTATTGAGCCATTTTGGGGTTATTGTTTATCAATGTTTGAGAAGATATTCCCTGTTTGGATAGGTAATAACATTCAAAACAGACCTGAAGTGTATAAGCTTACCAATGCTGTCTTAATGAAAAGATACGGCAAGTATATACCTACCTGGGAGCAATATGATGAACTGCTTCAGAGGTTTATTCAGGTATGGAATAACAGGAAAAGAGGATGTTTAGTTAATGGCCGAGGAGATACACTTTCACCACAAGAAGCATATTCACAGGTAGAACACAAGACTCTTCCTTTAGAGGAATTAGAGAGGATAACTAAATTTGCTTATCCAAACCCATATATGGTGAGTAGAGGGCGAATAAATGTTAATGGGATATTATACTGGCATCCAAGTTTTAGGGCCTTAGAGGGCAAGAATGTTAACGCTTACTATGATGAGAAGAATATAAAGGAAGTTACTATTGGGACTGAATATGGTGAGATTTTTCAACAACCAGCAATGATAGTTTACCCAGGACTTCAGGTTGGTGATGATATGGGTGCTTATATCGAAGCACGACACCAAGAGAAGATTATGATGTCTGTTTATGCTGCAATTAATGAAGCAGGCGGTAATGTTGCCAGAAATAGGATAATGCTTGAAGCTACTTCTGATACTGTATTTATCCAGGATAAAAAACAAGATAAGATTAAACAAGGTGATAAGATGCTTTTACCTTCACCAAATAACAATTCTCAACATGCTATTAAACTAATTCCTGAAGATGAAATCACAATTACTGAAGATGATATTGCTATGGCTAAGCAGAATATTTTTGAAGATGATGCTGATAGTGAAGAAGTTGAGAATGAGAGGATTAAGCAGTTAATGCAGAAGATAAATGAGAATATGGAAGAAGAGAAAGAAGATAATAGTATAGAGGAAATTTTAAGACAGATGGGGACGAATTGA